From Struthio camelus isolate bStrCam1 chromosome 21, bStrCam1.hap1, whole genome shotgun sequence, one genomic window encodes:
- the LOC104141973 gene encoding arylacetamide deacetylase-like 4 — MALVYTPLAVIAIVFFSPVILPVLFLGGLCYDFLKSELPPGIDQPLKLRFFHSLLITTMVAGTILQKLGICSDLSLLRFVLDGIPPWRDSKLLIKDLKVDEVPLRIYQPKRPPTAKRRGILYFHGGAGTFGSIRAFERICRYIARECNSVVVSVGYRLAPEHAYPGQYFDCLNATLYFMRNFEEYHVDPTLIIISGDSCGANFATVICQILVNKRDLPKVRAQVLLYPGLQGLDFHLPSYQQNASVPILSRNLVIYFCFRYLNKKPSFLEDILQNCHVPESMKLKFKKWVSADNIPDEFKIRGYKPQTSTSYKPEVHEAIKELLAITFSPLLAEDSVICQLPESYIVTCEFDVLRDDGLLYKKRLEDNGVQVTWYHSERGFHGILAFFGYGIFSFLSGKRIMDNIVNYINRL, encoded by the exons ATGGCACTTGTTTATACACCTTTAGCAGTAATAGCaatagttttcttttctcctgttataTTACCAGTACTGTTTTTGGGGGGGTTATGTTATGACTTTCTCAAATCAGAACTGCCACCTGGGATTGATCAGCCCCTAAAGCTTCGTTTCTTCCATTCATTGCTGATAACAACCATGGTTGCG GGAACGATTTTGCAGAAACTAGGAATCTGCAGTGACTTGAGCTTACTGCGATTTGTGTTAGACGGAATACCACCatggagagattcaaaactcCTTATCAAAGATCTCAAAGTAGATGAGGTACCTTTGAGGATTTATCAGCCGAAACGGCCACCTACTGCAAAAAGAAGAGGAATACTGTATTTCCATGGAGGCGCTGGCACATTTGGGAGCATTA GAGCTTTTGAAAGAATATGCCGCTACATTGCCAGAGAATGCAACTCAGTGGTTGTGTCTGTTGG TTATCGTTTGGCTCCTGAACACGCATATCCAGGGCAGTATTTTGATTGTCTCAATGCTACCTTATACTTTATGAGGAATTTCGAAGAGTATCATGTGGATCCTACCCTCATCATCATTAGTGGTGACAGCTGTGGAGCTAATTTTGCTACAGTTATTTGCCAAATACTAGTGAATAAAAGAGATCTTCCAAAAGTTCGTGCTCAGGTCTTACTTTATCCAGGACTCCAGGGGCTAGATTTTCATTTGCCTTCGTATCAGCAGAATGCTTCAGTGCCCATTTTGTCTCGGAATCTAGTCATCTACTTTTGTTTTCGCTATCTTAACAAAAAGCCATCATTTTTGGAAGATATCCTACAGAACTGCCATGTTCCTGAGAGTATGAAACTGAAGTTTAAGAAATGGGTAAGCGCAGATAATATTCCTGATGAATTTAAGATCAGAGGCTACAAACCACAGACATCCACTTCATATAAACCTGAAGTTCATGAAGCCATCAAAGAACTGCTAGCAATAACATTTTCCCCGCTTCTGGCTGAAGACTCTGTTATCTGCCAGCTCCCTGAATCTTACATTGTGACCTGCGAATTTGACGTGCTCAGGGATGACGGACTGTTATACAAGAAGCGACTAGAGGACAACGGTGTCCAAGTAACCTGGTATCATTCTGAGAGAGGTTTCCATGGAATTTTAGCCTTTTTTGGCTAtgggattttttcatttttatctggaAAAAGGATAATGGACAATATTGTGAATTATATAAACaggttataa